A genomic region of Spodoptera frugiperda isolate SF20-4 chromosome 31, AGI-APGP_CSIRO_Sfru_2.0, whole genome shotgun sequence contains the following coding sequences:
- the LOC118276197 gene encoding guanine nucleotide-binding protein subunit gamma-1 translates to MDMMVSTLQQQRAVTEQLRREAAIKRVPVSVVVSDIVKYINEHEQEDCLLVGFSSQKVNPFREKSSCTVL, encoded by the coding sequence ATGGACATGATGGTTTCAACATTGCAACAGCAGCGGGCTGTAACAGAACAATTGAGACGAGAAGCTGCAATAAAACGCGTTCCCGTCTCAGTAGTTGTATCTGACATTGTCAAATACATCAACGAACATGAACAAGAGGATTGCTTGCTCGTTGGATTTTCCAGTCAGAAAGTCAATCCATTCCGCGAGAAAAGTTCCTGCACTGTTCTGTAA